The following coding sequences lie in one Campylobacteraceae bacterium genomic window:
- the mreC gene encoding rod shape-determining protein MreC, whose protein sequence is MNKIVFFLFFILLSLSYIFDIDRQIIRNFNFINSFKNYYYEKTIISSNFMDEYFEQAQKIKNYRDENLHLKNFQYLYEINESKYQQLLEDSKITKQEHKMELVKVLSYVKFNDFTKVWLDKNKTNDKILALIDDEYAAGIVIQYDNKSLALLNGNEKSNYAVYIGENEAPGIVHQNKNNKEYLKIKYIPIWINIKIDDEVTTSGMDNIFYKGLKVGKVVKINKMADMQEAIIKPYSQVYQKRFFYTYENIKEETASSLETKEKKK, encoded by the coding sequence TTGAATAAAATAGTATTCTTTTTATTTTTTATTCTACTTAGCCTATCTTATATCTTTGATATAGATAGGCAAATTATTCGAAACTTCAATTTTATAAACTCTTTTAAAAACTATTATTATGAAAAAACAATAATAAGCTCAAATTTTATGGATGAATATTTTGAACAAGCCCAAAAAATAAAAAATTATCGAGATGAAAACCTGCATTTAAAAAACTTCCAATACTTGTATGAAATAAATGAGTCAAAATACCAACAATTGTTAGAAGATTCAAAGATAACAAAACAAGAACATAAGATGGAACTTGTAAAAGTATTATCCTATGTTAAATTCAATGATTTTACAAAAGTATGGTTGGATAAAAATAAAACAAATGATAAAATCCTTGCTTTAATAGATGATGAATATGCAGCAGGTATTGTTATTCAATATGATAATAAAAGTTTGGCATTATTAAATGGGAATGAAAAATCAAATTATGCTGTATATATTGGTGAAAATGAAGCACCGGGTATTGTGCATCAAAATAAAAACAATAAAGAATATTTAAAAATTAAATATATACCTATTTGGATTAATATTAAAATAGATGATGAAGTTACTACTTCTGGAATGGATAATATTTTTTATAAGGGATTAAAAGTAGGAAAAGTTGTAAAAATAAATAAAATGGCAGATATGCAAGAGGCTATAATAAAACCCTACTCACAGGTGTATCAAAAAAGATTTTTTTATACCTATGAAAATATAAAAGAAGAAACAGCTTCTAGCTTAGAAACTAAAGAAAAAAAGAAATAA